One window of the Syngnathoides biaculeatus isolate LvHL_M chromosome 11, ASM1980259v1, whole genome shotgun sequence genome contains the following:
- the pmt gene encoding phosphoethanolamine methyltransferase isoform X1: MASSYISHNMRSQSLTLHLPGRTARTFVFTSYLSKSTMEHVRSTMTQFWKEHSKEATVQEMMLDSSAIELTQQELPEILSMLPSLGGYRVLELGAGIGRYTSHLLKRADHVTAVDFMENFVEKNRQSNGYHKNVTFIRADVTKLEFPPNSVDFIFSNWLLMYLSDEEMQMLLKKMLRWLRPTGTLFFRESCNHRSGDCKREFNPTCYRTEAHYNHLTKSVQVEDEPEGQKFGFETVLKKRVKTYIELKNNPNQICWLLEKVARSSDTKETFSTFQTFLDNKQYTRRGILCYEKMFGAGYVSTGGAKTTKEFVNLLNLQPGQKVLDVGCGIGGGAFYMAKTFGVEVLGLDLSENMVDIAMERALAERLPLVEFEVADATKRTFPEGLFDLIYSKDTILHIADKLALFKRFHSWLRPGGQLLITDYCCGEKPWTPQFEAYVKQRGYILYTPAQYGKFIQNAGFTNVQAKDRTAQFIQVIQEELQRAEQIKSEFIEEFSEEDYSAVVNGWREKLERSNNGEQRWGFFYARS, translated from the exons ATGGCCTCATCTTATATAAGTCACAACATGAGGTCCCAAAGCCTCACACTGCACTTGCCTGGGAGGACTGCTAGAACATTCGTTTTCACAAGTTATCTCTCAAAGAGCACTATGGAGCACG TGCGCAGCACCATGACACAGTTTTGGAAGGAACACTCCAAGGAGGCCACAGTGCAGGAGATGATGCTGGATTCGTCTGCCATTGAGCTGACTCAGCAAGAATTGCCCGAAATTCTGTCCATGCTGCCCTCTCTGGGTGGATATAGAGTGCTGGAACTGGGGGCTGGCATAGG TCGATACACCAGCCATCTGTTGAAACGGGCAGACCACGTGACCGCCGTGGACTTCATGGAGAACTTCGTGGAGAAGAACAGGCAGAGCAACGGGTACCACAAAAATGTTACCTTCATCCGAGCTGATGTCACAAAGCTGGAGTTCCCTCCAAACAG TGTTGACTTTATATTCTCGAACTGGCTGCTGATGTACCTCAGTGATGAGGAGATGCAGATGTTGTTAAAGAAAATGCTGAGGTGGTTGCGGCCTACCGGCACACTTTTCTTCAGAGAATCATGTAACCACCGTTCAG GTGACTGTAAAAGGGAGTTCAACCCCACATGTTACCGCACTGAGGCTCATTACAATCACCTGACCAAATCAGTCCAAGTGGAGGATGAACCAGAGGGTCAGAAGTTTGGCTTTGAGACCGTGCTCAAGAAGCGTGTCAAAACGTACATTGAG TTGAAGAACAACCCAAATCAGATCTGCTGGTTGTTGGAAAAGGTTGCACGTTCTTCAGACACAAAGGAGACATTCAGCACCTTCCAGACGTTCCTGGACAACAAGCAGTACACTAGGCGGGGCATCCTGTGCTATGAGAAGATGTTCGGGGCGGGTTATGTcagcacaggcggggccaaaaCCACTAAG GAATTTGTTAATCTGCTAAACTTGCAACCTGGCCAGAAGGTTCTGGATGTTGGCTGTGGTATCGGTGGAGGTGCCTTCTACATGGCAAAG ACATTCGGAGTGGAGGTGCTTGGCTTGGACCTCTCAGAGAACATGGTGGACATTGCTATGGAGAGGGCGCTCGCTGAGAGGCTGCCACTG GTCGAATTTGAAGTTGCCGATGCCACTAAGAGAACGTTTCCGGAGGGTTTGTTTGATCTTATCTATAGCAAAGACACAATCCTCCACATTGCAGACAAGCTTGCTCTCTTCAAACGTTTCCAT TCATGGttaaggcctgggggccagctACTTATCACTGACTACTGTTGCGGGGAGAAGCCATGGACCCCCCAATTTGAGGCTTATGTCAAGCAGCGGGGATACATCCTCTACACACCAGCACAGTATGGAAAG TTCATTCAGAACGCTGGCTTCACCAACGTGCAAGCAAAGGACCGCACTGCCCAGTTTATCCAAGTCATACAGGAAGAGCTGCAGAGAGCAGAACAAATCAAGAGTGAATTTATCGAG GAATTCTCTGAGGAGGACTATAGCGCTGTAGTGAACGGCTGGAGGGAAAAATTGGAGCGTTCTAACAATGGAGAGCAGCGATGGGGCTTCTTTTATGCAAGGAGCTGA
- the pmt gene encoding phosphoethanolamine methyltransferase isoform X2 — protein sequence MTQFWKEHSKEATVQEMMLDSSAIELTQQELPEILSMLPSLGGYRVLELGAGIGRYTSHLLKRADHVTAVDFMENFVEKNRQSNGYHKNVTFIRADVTKLEFPPNSVDFIFSNWLLMYLSDEEMQMLLKKMLRWLRPTGTLFFRESCNHRSGDCKREFNPTCYRTEAHYNHLTKSVQVEDEPEGQKFGFETVLKKRVKTYIELKNNPNQICWLLEKVARSSDTKETFSTFQTFLDNKQYTRRGILCYEKMFGAGYVSTGGAKTTKEFVNLLNLQPGQKVLDVGCGIGGGAFYMAKTFGVEVLGLDLSENMVDIAMERALAERLPLVEFEVADATKRTFPEGLFDLIYSKDTILHIADKLALFKRFHSWLRPGGQLLITDYCCGEKPWTPQFEAYVKQRGYILYTPAQYGKFIQNAGFTNVQAKDRTAQFIQVIQEELQRAEQIKSEFIEEFSEEDYSAVVNGWREKLERSNNGEQRWGFFYARS from the exons ATGACACAGTTTTGGAAGGAACACTCCAAGGAGGCCACAGTGCAGGAGATGATGCTGGATTCGTCTGCCATTGAGCTGACTCAGCAAGAATTGCCCGAAATTCTGTCCATGCTGCCCTCTCTGGGTGGATATAGAGTGCTGGAACTGGGGGCTGGCATAGG TCGATACACCAGCCATCTGTTGAAACGGGCAGACCACGTGACCGCCGTGGACTTCATGGAGAACTTCGTGGAGAAGAACAGGCAGAGCAACGGGTACCACAAAAATGTTACCTTCATCCGAGCTGATGTCACAAAGCTGGAGTTCCCTCCAAACAG TGTTGACTTTATATTCTCGAACTGGCTGCTGATGTACCTCAGTGATGAGGAGATGCAGATGTTGTTAAAGAAAATGCTGAGGTGGTTGCGGCCTACCGGCACACTTTTCTTCAGAGAATCATGTAACCACCGTTCAG GTGACTGTAAAAGGGAGTTCAACCCCACATGTTACCGCACTGAGGCTCATTACAATCACCTGACCAAATCAGTCCAAGTGGAGGATGAACCAGAGGGTCAGAAGTTTGGCTTTGAGACCGTGCTCAAGAAGCGTGTCAAAACGTACATTGAG TTGAAGAACAACCCAAATCAGATCTGCTGGTTGTTGGAAAAGGTTGCACGTTCTTCAGACACAAAGGAGACATTCAGCACCTTCCAGACGTTCCTGGACAACAAGCAGTACACTAGGCGGGGCATCCTGTGCTATGAGAAGATGTTCGGGGCGGGTTATGTcagcacaggcggggccaaaaCCACTAAG GAATTTGTTAATCTGCTAAACTTGCAACCTGGCCAGAAGGTTCTGGATGTTGGCTGTGGTATCGGTGGAGGTGCCTTCTACATGGCAAAG ACATTCGGAGTGGAGGTGCTTGGCTTGGACCTCTCAGAGAACATGGTGGACATTGCTATGGAGAGGGCGCTCGCTGAGAGGCTGCCACTG GTCGAATTTGAAGTTGCCGATGCCACTAAGAGAACGTTTCCGGAGGGTTTGTTTGATCTTATCTATAGCAAAGACACAATCCTCCACATTGCAGACAAGCTTGCTCTCTTCAAACGTTTCCAT TCATGGttaaggcctgggggccagctACTTATCACTGACTACTGTTGCGGGGAGAAGCCATGGACCCCCCAATTTGAGGCTTATGTCAAGCAGCGGGGATACATCCTCTACACACCAGCACAGTATGGAAAG TTCATTCAGAACGCTGGCTTCACCAACGTGCAAGCAAAGGACCGCACTGCCCAGTTTATCCAAGTCATACAGGAAGAGCTGCAGAGAGCAGAACAAATCAAGAGTGAATTTATCGAG GAATTCTCTGAGGAGGACTATAGCGCTGTAGTGAACGGCTGGAGGGAAAAATTGGAGCGTTCTAACAATGGAGAGCAGCGATGGGGCTTCTTTTATGCAAGGAGCTGA